A genomic segment from Fundulus heteroclitus isolate FHET01 chromosome 6, MU-UCD_Fhet_4.1, whole genome shotgun sequence encodes:
- the slc6a9 gene encoding sodium- and chloride-dependent glycine transporter 1: protein MSESNTITASTADQNGAVPGESVKKDENSRRGNWGNQIEFVLTSVGYAVGLGNVWRFPYLCYRNGGGAFMLPYFIMLVFCGIPLFFLELSFGQFASLGCLGVWKISPMFKGVGYGMMVVSTYIGIYYNVVICIAFYYFFMSMTNLLPWTYCNNPWNTPDCSGVVGGATQLNGSLVNATTSLLAGATEVVNRTKRTSPSEEYWKHYVLNISDDIGNFGEVRLPILGCLAISWFVVFLCLIRGVKSSGKVVYFTATFPYVVLTILFIRGITLDGAINGIKYYLTPQWQKVLDAKVWGDAASQIFYSLGCAWGGLITMASYNKFHNNCFRDSIIISITNCATSVYAGFVIFSILGFMAHNLNVPVSEVADHGPGLAFVAYPEALTLLPISPLWSLLFFFMLILLGLGTQFCLLETLVTAIVDEIGTDWIIKNKTIITLSVAVAGFLLGVPLTTQAGIYWLLLMDNYAASFSLVVISCIMCICVMYIYGHRNYFKDVEMMLGFPPPLFFKVCWRFISPVIISFILIFTVIQYKPITYNEYVYPGWSLAIGFAMALSSVICIPIYALYKISRSPGATFRERLKHACQPHPKWGPALAEHRTGRYAPMASADTVEARPLKEKEELREEHKEEDKAKETEKKEEISLTIQGSNGSTNTHNNPNPSA, encoded by the exons AATGGAGCAGTTCCAGGGGAGTCTGTGAAGAAAGATGAAAACTCTCGGAGGGGAAACTGGGGCAACCAGATCGAGTTTGTCCTCACAAGTGTGGGCTATGCAGTGGGCCTGGGCAACGTCTGGAGGTTTCCCTACCTGTGCTACAGAAATGGAGGAG GTGCCTTCATGCTGCCATACTTTATCATGTTGGTATTCTGCGGCATCCCTCTCTTCTTTCTTGAGCTGTCCTTTGGTCAGTTTGCCAGCCTTGGGTGTCTGGGTGTCTGGAAGATAAGCCCTATGTTCAAAG GTGTTGGTTATGGCATGATGGTGGTGTCCACCTACATCGGCATTTATTACAATGTGGTCATTTGCATTGCCTTCTACTACTTCTTCATGTCCATGACAAACCTGCTACCCTGGACGTACTGCAACAACCCCTGGAACACTCCGGACTGCAGCGGGGTGGTTGGCGGTGCCACCCAGCTGAACGGCAGCCTGGTAAACGCTACTACCAGCCTGCTAGCAGGGGCAACGGAGGTAGTCAACCGCACCAAGAGGACCAGCCCCAGTGAGGAGTACTGGAA GCACTATGTATTGAACATCTCCGATGATATTGGAAACTTCGGAGAGGTCCGCCTCCCCATCCTGGGCTGCCTGGCTATATCCTGGTTTGTGGTCTTCCTCTGTCTCATCAGAGGTGTGAAGTCTTCAGGAAAG GTGGTATATTTCACAGCCACATTCCCTTATGTCGTTTTGACCATTCTGTTCATCCGTGGCATCACTTTGGATGGAGCCATAAATGGCATCAAGTACTACCTGACTCCACAGTGGCAGAAGGTTCTTGATGCAAAA GTGTGGGGAGATGCTGCCTCACAGATCTTCTACTCCCTGGGCTGTGCCTGGGGCGGTCTCATTACTATGGCTTCTTATAACAAGTTCCACAACAACTGTTTTAG AGAcagcatcatcatcagcataactAACTGTGCCACCAGTGTGTATGCCGGCTTTGTCATTTTCTCCATCCTGGGCTTCATGGCGCACAACCTGAACGTTCCAGTGTCTGAAGTGGCTGACCATGGCCCTGGACTGGCCTTCGTGGCCTACCCTGAAGCTCTCACCCTGCTGCCAATCTCACCTCTGTGGTCACTGCTGTTCTTCTTCATGCTCATCCTTTTGGGGCTAGGAACTCAG TTCTGCCTGCTGGAGACGTTGGTTACGGCCATTGTGGATGAGATCGGCACAGACTGGATTATCAAAAATAAGACCATAATTACACTCTCAGTGGCCGTAGCTGGTTTCCTGCTGGGCGTTCCACTGACCACACAG GCAGGAATCTATTGGCTGTTACTCATGGACAACTATGCTGCCAGCTTTTCTTTGGTCGTCATCTCTTGCATCATGTGTATATGCGTCATGTATATTTATG GTCACAGGAACTACTTCAAGGATGTTGAGATGATGCTGggcttccctcctcctctcttcttcAAAGTCTGCTGGCGATTCATCTCACCTGTCATTATCTCT TTCATCCTGATCTTCACAGTGATCCAGTACAAGCCCATCACTTATAATGAATACGTGTATCCTGGCTGGTCCCTGGCTATTGGCTTTGCCATGGCCCTGTCCTCAGTGATCTGCATACCCATTTATGCCCTGTACAAGATCTCCAGGTCCCCAGGGGCCACCTTTAGAGAG CGGTTGAAGCACGCATGCCAACCACACCCAAAGTGGGGCCCGGCCCTGGCCGAGCACAGGACGGGCCGCTACGCCCCCATGGCTTCTGCTGACACCGTGGAGGCCCGGCCCctgaaggagaaggaggagctAAGAGAAGAGCACAAGGAAGAGGATAAAGCAAAGGAGACAGAGAAGAAGGAAGAGATCAGCCTCACCATCCAGGGAAGCAACGGCTCCACCAACACACACAACAACCCTAACCCCAGCGCATAG